One genomic window of Octopus bimaculoides isolate UCB-OBI-ISO-001 chromosome 2, ASM119413v2, whole genome shotgun sequence includes the following:
- the LOC106873454 gene encoding protein scabrous codes for MLLYANYLCLLLLFKTAVCIDVLKVTAKAFTGSKLTTEFDQTPDSRSRTIGTKSNSYLPDAKTTTTAPTMGTNLLSSNDNTHTASILHTTKSDSATINHQRRPPRTTQVKFLSSTTSSPTRHFFTSVNSLQPKKLTTKSRNNSIRKAKVSQKETEEPIEDKVEYSEFQDLLPVVALVEKLQSQVTDLQRLHDQDKLERAKIQQQLSHQGAKVRQITNDIFYLRRMASKNEHQINSLSGAIENQLMTQASLRNTEAELRVRLDDFRFLEMNISQMVSDLHYTFQNFTSETLAVSEEVEKLKQEMKNISDINTNQSSAIKHMQKVVSGFVVELVPEGYYKESLDNITPQQEGILVDVKTKQIANKMKYLMSESEDNSGDTIPENTTNFGGFQQKLSKSSVALKSTEEAQRLKKYEQELTKLHKMFVNLSVDFEYFKSMFTSNQLKMSDGHFQNLVLNLTERMGSVEKLKALNAELLSNNQESQVNIFQIRNMVLNNTHKLAEIKKLMRENRNENEIQPKQFKDQFFAINKSIEDLKNNLHHARNKAERRLAEKLKIVSKEMQMTQYKLTALEARVLNDSLSLCVKKNRDLEQNLKLHDLDKNIRKLEGIMSSQRDQAKRLEYRVYQLHYWNRNQSEIIDVLKNQAQAIYNNLPLIEHVEEELNNFRHHLPTDCSNIKESDDFYSSIQVIYPRGSSSSVQVLCEVDEDGIWTVFQKRYNGSVDFNQSWEEYKYGFGSIDTEYWLGNEYIHLLTNNDAYSLKIEMIDLDKRLWVAVYDNFHISSESTGYTLNIGTYSGNATDSLQYANHSPFSTVDVDHDASSTHCAVHYTAGWWYKHCHYGNLNGRYNVGIVWFNQLLDDWIQMESSIMKIKKITDFEQTPL; via the exons atgctTCTTTACGCAAATTACTTgtgtctattattattgtttaagacAGCTGTTTGTATAGATGTTCTGAAAGTAACAGCAAAAGCCTTTACAGGAAGCAAGTTGACCACAGAGTTTGATCAAACTCCTGACAGTCGCAGTCGTACTATAGGGACCAAATCCAATAGCTATCTACCTGATGCAAAAACCACTACAACTGCACCAACTATGGGTACCAATCTATTGAGCAGtaatgacaacacacacacagctagtATATTGCATACCACTAAATCAGACAGTGCTACCATTAATCATCAAAGACGGCCACCTAGAACAACTCAGGTAAAGTTTCTATCAAGTACAACTTCCTCACCAACAAGACATTTTTTTACAAGTGTTAATAGTTTACAGCCTAAAAAGTTAACTACAAAAAGCAGAAATAATAGCATTAGGAAAGCAAAAGTGTCACAAAAGGAAACTGAAGAACCAATTGAAGATAAGGTGGAATATTCTGAATTTCAAGATCTTTTACCTGTCGTTGCATTGGTGGAAAAGTTACAAAGTCAAGTGACAGATTTACAACGATTGCATGATCAGGACAA GTTAGAAAGAGCCAAAATACAGCAACAGTTATCACATCAAGGAGCAAAAGTCAGACAAATAACAAATGATATCTTCTACTTAAGGCGAATGGCATCAAAGAATGAACACCAGATAAATAGCTTAAGTGGTGCAATTGAAAATCAACTAATGACACAAGCTTCTTTGAGAAACACTGAAGCTGAACTGAGAGTTAGATTAGATGATTTTAGATTCCTGGAGATGAATATCAGTCAAATGGTATCAGATTTGCATTACACATTTCAGAACTTCACTTCAGAAACATTAGCAGTTTCTGAAGAAGTTGAAAAGTTGAAGCAAGAAATGAAAAACATCTCAGATATAAATACCAATCAATCATCAGCTATCAAACATATGCAAAAAGTTGTCAGTGGTTTTGTGGTTGAACTTGTACCTGAGGGTTATTATAAAGAAAGTCTGGATAATATAACTCCACAGCAAGAAGGAATTTTAGTTgatgtgaaaacaaaacaaattgctAACAAAATGAAATACCTAATGTCTGAATCTGAAGATAATTCAGGTGACACTATAccagaaaatacaacaaattttGGAGGATTTCAGCAAAAACTTTCGAAGAGCTCTGTTGCTCTAAAGAGCACTGAAGAAGCtcagagattaaaaaaatatgagcAAGAGCTAACAAAATTGCATAAAATGTTTGTTAACCTAAGTGttgattttgaatatttcaagtcAATGTTTACATCTAATCAATTGAAGATGAGTGATGGACATTTTCAAAACTTAGTTTTGAATTTAACAGAAAGGATGGGCTCTGTTGAGAAATTAAAAGCTTTAAATGCAGAACTTTTGTCCAATAACCAAGAATCTCAAGTCAACATATTCCAGATAAGAAACATGGTTTTGAATAATACACACAAATTGGCTGAAATTAAGAAACTaatgagagaaaatagaaatgaaaatgaaatccaACCTAAACAATTTAAAGACCAATTTTTTGCCATCAATAAATCCATTGAAGACTTGAAGAATAATTTGCACCATGCAAGGAATAAAGCTGAACGAAGATTAGcagaaaaactgaaaatagttAGCAAAGAAATGCAAATGACTCAGTACAAGTTAACTGCTTTAGAAGCTCGTGTTCTAAATGATTCCTTGTCTTTATGTGTTAAGAAAAACCGTGACTTGGAACAGAATCTTAAATTACATGATTTAGACAAGAACATCCGTAAACTTGAAGGCATCATGTCATCTCAAAGGGATCAAGCAAAAAGATTGGAATACCGAGTGTATCAGCTCCACTACTGGAATAGGAACCAATCAGAAATCATTGATGTATTAAAAAATCAAGCACAGGCAATTTACAATAATCTGCCTTTAATAGAACATGTTGAAGAGGAGTTGAATAACTTCCGACATCATTTACCAACTG atTGTTCAAACATAAAGGAGAGTGATGACTTTTATTCTAGCATTCAAGTCATTTATCCTCGCGGAAGTAGCAGTTCTGTACAGGTATTATGTGAAGTGGACGAAGATGGAATCTGGACTGTTTTTCAAAAACGATATAATGGTTCAGTGGATTTTAATCAGTCATGGGAAGAATATAAATATGGTTTTGGTTCCATTGATACTGAATATTGGTTAGGAAATGAATATATTCATCTTTTAACAAACAATGATGCCTATtctttaaaaattgaaatgattGATTTGGATAAACGTTTGTGGGTTGCAGTTTATGATAATTTCCATATCAGTAGTGAGTCAACTGGTTATACACTGAACATAGGAACCTACTCTGGTAATGCAACTGACTCACTTCAATATGCTAATCATTCTCCATTCAGCACTGTTGATGTAGACCATGATGCAAGTAGCACTCACTGTGCAGTTCACTATACTGCAGGATGGTGGTACAAACACTGTCATTATGGCAATTTAAATGGACGTTACAATGTTGGCATTGTGTGGTTCAACCAGTTGCTAGATGACTGGATAC